The window TGACAAGAAGAAAGGTACTATCGTAAACGGTACTGTTTCTGCTGTTGATGCTAAAGGTGTAACTGTTGAACTGGCTGACACTGTTGAAGGTTACATCCGTGTAGCTGACATTTCACGTGAGCGTATCGAAGATGCATCTACTGTCTATAATGTAGGTGATGCAATCGAAGCTAAGTTCATGGGTGTTGACCGTAAGAACCGCTCTATCAGCCTGTCAATCAAAGCGAAAGACGAAGCTGAAGAGAAAGAAGTAATGGCGACTCTGAACAAACAAGATGACGCTGTTATTAGCAATGCAATGGCTGAAGCGTTTAAAGCAGCTCGTAAATAATCGCCTGTTGTTTGGGGAGACTTCTCTCCCCATTAGGCGACTGTGTTTGGCTTGATAATAGGGGATAGCTAGGATGACGAAATCTGAACTTATCGAAAAACTCGCCACCAGGCAGTCGCAGCTGTCGGCGAAAGAGGTTGAAGGCGCAATCAAAGAAATGTTGGAGCAAATGGCAACAACATTAGAAAGCGGTGATCGTATTGAGATCCGTGGCTTTGGTAGTTTCTCGCTTCACTATCGTGCACCGCGGACTGGCCGTAATCCAAAGACTGGTTCATCAGTCGATTTGGAAGGTAAATACGTCCCGCACTTTAAGCCAGGCAAAGAACTGCGCGAGCGTGTTGACGCCGTTAATGTGTGATTGACCGCATAGTAAAAAGCCTCCGTTAGGAGGCTTTTTTGTATCTATTGCAAGGCAATGCTGGTCAGCTCAGTGAATTTCTTGGATAATCATTAAATTGAAACGCGTTTAGGGAGTGCAGCGTGAAATCATTTGTAGCAACTGTGCTTGTGGCACTGTTATTTATTCTGGCGTTGATTTTTGGCGCGCGTAACGAACAAGTGGTGACCATCAGCTATTTTGTCGCACAGGGTGAATATCGTTTACCTGTTGTGCTAGCGATCGTCTTTTTTGCTGGTTTCATCTTGAGCTGGTTAGTTGCAAGCTATTATATCGTGCGCTTGAAATTGAGCTTAGCGACAACGAGAAAGAAACTAAACCAAGTGATGGCTAAAGCCCCTCAGGATGTAGACGCCTAATATGCTTGAGATACTCTTTCTGTTGCTTCCCATTGCTGCCGCCTACGGTTGGTATATGGGGCGACGGAGCATAAGGCAGAATCAAAGCAATCAACGTAAACAATTGAGCCGGGACTACTTTACTGGCCTCAATTTCTTACTGTCGAACGAATCGGATAAAGCCGTTGATTTGTTTATCAGTATGCTAGATGTTGACGATGAAACCATAGATACCCATCTGTCACTCGGTTCGCTGTTTCGTAAGCGAGGCGAGGTCGACCGCTCCATCCGTATCCATCAGAATTTAATTGCCCGTCCAAACCTAGCCAATGAGCAGCGCGACATCGCTATGATGGAGCTGGGTAAAGATTATCTGGCCGCGGGTTTTTACGACAGGGCCGAAGAAATCTTTATCAACTTGGTTAGCCAAGATGATCACAGCGAAGAATCTGAAACTCAGCTGATTGCTATCTATCAAGTGATTAAAGAGTGGCAAAAAGCCATTGATATCACTAAGCGTCTAAGTCGTAAACGTCAGCAAGTCTTAAAGCCGTTAACGGCGCATTTCTATTGCCAGTTAGCCGATGAAGCCAGTGACGATTCACAGAAGATTAAACTGCTGCAACAGGCGCTGAAGCAAGATCAGCAATGCGGTCGTGCGTTATTGACCTTAGCGAAAAAATACCTCGATATTCAAGATTATGCCCAGTGCAAGCAAATGCTGCTGCAACTGAAAAAAGCCGATATCGAGCTTTTTGCCGATGCAATCCCCACGGCCAAACAAGTTTATCGCGACACACAAGACAAAGAAGGCTTCCAAGAGTTACTGGCGGGCGCCATGGCCGATGGCGCGGGGGCTTCAGTGGTTGTCGCCTTAGCGCAGCACATGATAAGTCTGGATGAGATTAAAGCGGCAGAGACCATGGTGCTCGATGCCCTATATCGCCATCCGACCATGAAAGGTTTTCAGCACTTGATGCAGATGCATTTGCGTCAAGCAGAGGAAGGGCAAGCCAAGCAAAGTTTAACTATGCTAGAGCAGCTCGTTGAGCAACAAATTAAATTCCGTCCGAGCTACCGTTGTAAAGAGTGTGGTTTCCCTTCACATGCACTTTACTGGCATTGTCCTTCCTGTAAAAACTGGGGCAGTATCAAGCGGATCAGAGGCTTAGACGGCGAGTAAATAAGATAATATCTATGTTAGTGTAACCCCGTTGGAGAGATGATGACGACTAAACCTATCCTCGTAGCGCTTGATTACGATAATAAAAACCACGCTTTACAACTGATAGAAAAACTCGATCCCAACATGTGCCGCCTTAAAGTCGGGAAAGAAATGTTTACCCTGTTTGGCCCGCAATTAGTGAAAGATATCCATGATCGTGGCTTTGATTTGTTCCTTGATTTGAAATTTCACGATATTCCCAATACTGTCG of the Shewanella baltica genome contains:
- a CDS encoding LapA family protein, translated to MKSFVATVLVALLFILALIFGARNEQVVTISYFVAQGEYRLPVVLAIVFFAGFILSWLVASYYIVRLKLSLATTRKKLNQVMAKAPQDVDA
- the ihfB gene encoding integration host factor subunit beta, which codes for MTKSELIEKLATRQSQLSAKEVEGAIKEMLEQMATTLESGDRIEIRGFGSFSLHYRAPRTGRNPKTGSSVDLEGKYVPHFKPGKELRERVDAVNV
- the lapB gene encoding lipopolysaccharide assembly protein LapB, producing MLEILFLLLPIAAAYGWYMGRRSIRQNQSNQRKQLSRDYFTGLNFLLSNESDKAVDLFISMLDVDDETIDTHLSLGSLFRKRGEVDRSIRIHQNLIARPNLANEQRDIAMMELGKDYLAAGFYDRAEEIFINLVSQDDHSEESETQLIAIYQVIKEWQKAIDITKRLSRKRQQVLKPLTAHFYCQLADEASDDSQKIKLLQQALKQDQQCGRALLTLAKKYLDIQDYAQCKQMLLQLKKADIELFADAIPTAKQVYRDTQDKEGFQELLAGAMADGAGASVVVALAQHMISLDEIKAAETMVLDALYRHPTMKGFQHLMQMHLRQAEEGQAKQSLTMLEQLVEQQIKFRPSYRCKECGFPSHALYWHCPSCKNWGSIKRIRGLDGE